AGGGATTCCAGTAGGAACGAGATTAATTGTAAGAGATATTTTTTTAGATGAAAAATCAATCACAGAAGAAATGAGAAGAAATATGGAGCTTGAATGGACAGAAATAAAAATGGAAACAGCAATTGATAGGTTAAAAGGTACTGCTTTAGAAAAAAGCTTAAGAACCATTGACAGGGTGCCAGCAGGAGCAGTTTTTAGACCTATGGAGATGGTCTTTAATATTTTTGAAGAAAGTGACAAAAATTTGCTTAAAGTTGTTTTTGAATCTATGGAATTGCTTGAAGATGATTATCTTGGTGGTATGGGTTCAAGAGGGTATGGAAAAATTAAATTTGAGAATATTGAAATTTACTGGAATAAAAAAGAAGATTATGAAAGTGGGAATATCAATGTGTACAAAATCAATGATGGGTATGCTACTCCGAAAGATATTGTAAAGAACTTCTCTAATATCCAAAATAACATCACCTAAAAGGGAAAGAAAATGAAAATTGTAAAGATTAAATTTAAATCTTCTTTTCATTCAGGAGAAAGAGAAGGATTTTTAGAAGCAACAGAAGAAATAATACATTCAGATACACTTTTTTCTGCTTTCTGTTATAACTACCTTTTGCTTTACGGAGAAAACGAACTGAACCAACTTATAGAAAAATTCAGAAACAATAATCCTGTATTTTTAATTTCTTCAATGTTTCCATACAGTAAAGAAAAATTATATTTCCCTGTACCTTTAAATCAATTGCCGAAAGAAAAAGTAATTAAAAAAATTAAGTATATAGAAAAGGATGGATTTGAAAAATTGTTAAATGGAGAAAAACTTGAAGATATTTATCTAAATTACAGCACAATACCTGAAAAAGATGGAAAAACACATTACAATATAATTGAAAATCCGAGAATTGGTTTAAGCAGATTAAATACAACTCCTGGAGAAAACTATTTTCATTTTGGAGAAGTATTTTTTGAAGAAGGAAGTGGTTTATTTTTCGTAGTAGATTTTAAAGAACCTGATTTTGAAAAGAAATTTTTTGCAACATTAAGATTAATGGGAGACGAAGGAATTGGAGGAGATAGAAGTGTTGGGAAAGGAAATTTTACAATTGATACAATTGATAAATTTGAAATTCAAACTCCTTCTGAATCTTTTGGTTGTATAATTCTTTCACTTTATTTACCACAGGAAAATGAATTAAAAGACCTTAAAGATGGTTATTATGAGATAATTGAAAGAAAAGGATATATCTTTTCTCCATACACAAAATCTTTAAGAAAAAAATCAATCAGAATGTTTATTGAAGGTTCTGTTTTTCCATCAATGAAAAAAGGAAAAATAG
The sequence above is a segment of the bacterium genome. Coding sequences within it:
- the csm3 gene encoding type III-A CRISPR-associated RAMP protein Csm3; translation: MLNENKIKVNLLGKILIKGDIKVITGLRIAGATTGLKIGGVDQPVITDAFGRPYIPGSSLKGKLRMLAEKNEKVKLNKTRNVKNSKKEEPYWHECDAPEEYLKCKICKVWGILSSDKLLGIPVGTRLIVRDIFLDEKSITEEMRRNMELEWTEIKMETAIDRLKGTALEKSLRTIDRVPAGAVFRPMEMVFNIFEESDKNLLKVVFESMELLEDDYLGGMGSRGYGKIKFENIEIYWNKKEDYESGNINVYKINDGYATPKDIVKNFSNIQNNIT
- the csm4 gene encoding type III-A CRISPR-associated RAMP protein Csm4 translates to MKIVKIKFKSSFHSGEREGFLEATEEIIHSDTLFSAFCYNYLLLYGENELNQLIEKFRNNNPVFLISSMFPYSKEKLYFPVPLNQLPKEKVIKKIKYIEKDGFEKLLNGEKLEDIYLNYSTIPEKDGKTHYNIIENPRIGLSRLNTTPGENYFHFGEVFFEEGSGLFFVVDFKEPDFEKKFFATLRLMGDEGIGGDRSVGKGNFTIDTIDKFEIQTPSESFGCIILSLYLPQENELKDLKDGYYEIIERKGYIFSPYTKSLRKKSIRMFIEGSVFPSMKKGKIADVTPTEIFQSHNVYRYGFAFSLPCKIEVQNEN